A single region of the Coriobacteriia bacterium genome encodes:
- a CDS encoding ABC transporter ATP-binding protein: MGSTVVRCEGLTKYYGKNRGIEDLTFEVRPGQVYGFLGPNGAGKTTTIRCLLSMLRPTRGTAYLFDRQVGIDGSDLRRRIGYVAGDVALFEKRTGQWMIDYVSGLRGRPGPSTKELCQRLQYDPSRKVKELSKGNKQKLALVIALMHDPELLILDEPTSGLDPLNQQVVFDIIEERTSRGATLFLSSHILSEVERVCERVAIIRAGRVVAEESVGTLLDKALRTAVVTYADPVTEDMLRDVPGTTSLERLGDNVVRATIATDIDAALRRLLQKPIRDIQIEHASLEEIFLQYYGHIEGEAGQ; this comes from the coding sequence GTGGGCTCGACCGTCGTCCGGTGCGAGGGTCTCACGAAGTACTACGGCAAGAACCGGGGGATCGAGGACCTCACCTTCGAGGTCCGCCCCGGGCAGGTCTACGGCTTCCTGGGGCCCAACGGCGCCGGCAAGACCACCACGATCCGATGCCTGCTCTCGATGCTGCGGCCCACGCGCGGCACCGCGTACCTCTTCGACAGGCAGGTCGGCATCGACGGGAGCGACCTGCGCCGGCGGATCGGCTACGTGGCAGGCGACGTCGCGCTGTTCGAGAAGCGGACCGGGCAGTGGATGATCGACTACGTCTCCGGGCTGCGCGGGCGGCCCGGCCCCTCGACCAAGGAGCTCTGCCAGCGCCTGCAGTACGACCCGAGCCGCAAGGTCAAGGAGCTGTCCAAGGGCAACAAGCAGAAGCTCGCGCTGGTGATCGCGCTCATGCACGACCCCGAGCTGCTCATCCTCGACGAGCCCACGAGCGGGCTGGATCCGCTCAACCAGCAGGTCGTCTTCGACATCATCGAGGAACGCACATCCCGCGGCGCGACGCTCTTCCTCTCGAGCCACATCCTCTCCGAGGTCGAGCGCGTGTGCGAGCGCGTCGCGATCATCCGTGCGGGAAGGGTCGTGGCCGAGGAGTCGGTCGGGACGCTGCTGGACAAGGCGCTGCGTACCGCGGTGGTCACCTACGCCGATCCCGTAACCGAGGACATGCTCCGGGACGTCCCCGGGACGACGAGCCTCGAGCGCCTCGGGGACAACGTCGTCCGGGCGACGATTGCCACCGACATCGACGCGGCCCTGCGCAGACTCCTGCAGAAGCCCATCCGCGACATCCAGATAGAGCACGCCTCTCTCGAGGAGATCTTCCTGCAGTACTACGGCCACATCGAGGGAGAGGCGGGCCAGTGA